The proteins below come from a single Chryseobacterium bernardetii genomic window:
- a CDS encoding T9SS type B sorting domain-containing protein: protein MNKNLLFYFSILLLSLSGKAFAQTYQLTGNPINTTGWTVVPSATTSGDFIMLTDDVGNKSGAIKLNDPINLKYCDKWKVEFDFRINGNGIPGFGKGDGFAFWYLANPPITSQQGSGLGIPQNAVGFMVGFDIFNNTTSAQMSKVHIAYGVVPNTTDTNNIEFFNTPGSSFHSPDLNSTQPFVGDTYKHVEVTGETDPANPTSWIITVKMDGVTITSQSFAPSGGAATMTQGYFGFSASTGGASARNSIKNVKIFTDKVSILKSLVTQSFCPNPTTGYGSVNLTDFNAQFVANPGNYTFKYYPQGSSTPIANPANYEFNANTTVTIVIKDNAGVLCDNPDGKIQLDLAPFKANDKTLTECNNNKAGTATFNLNSANVTDVPGVTKKYYKTLNDLNSGTNEILYPDNYVSAPGTVYVKVTTPLGCTGTAKINLTFYPETIVRDDTIQSCFIENNILNGVFNLTTANVTSLTTGIIKKYYTTVANAVNNTNEITDPYQYTSTSTAVYAKVIDTNGCFAVAKINLVVLPPVKSSILKDKTICIENKTDLDAGPGFDEYLWSTGAKTPSIKDVSVGTYWVKLRTGNCITTQIVNVQPSPNPVIASIDIHNNTITVNVTGGKSPYQYSLDGIHWQASNTFTGLARGEVKVFVKDFYNCSPIDVQVTVPNLINAITPNGDNKNDFIDYSALAYKKNLVFTVYDRYGNKLYEANKIRNYTWDGRAYGKKIPSATYWYTISWNENDKNNTETKYSGWVLVKNME from the coding sequence ATGAATAAAAATTTATTATTTTACTTCTCTATTCTTTTACTCTCTCTATCTGGAAAAGCCTTTGCCCAGACCTACCAACTCACCGGAAACCCTATCAATACCACAGGATGGACCGTTGTCCCCAGCGCTACCACAAGCGGTGATTTCATCATGCTTACTGATGATGTAGGAAATAAATCCGGAGCAATAAAGCTCAATGATCCTATTAATCTAAAATATTGTGATAAATGGAAAGTAGAATTCGACTTCAGAATCAATGGAAATGGAATACCGGGGTTTGGAAAAGGTGACGGATTTGCTTTTTGGTATCTCGCCAATCCACCAATAACAAGCCAGCAGGGATCAGGATTAGGAATTCCACAGAATGCAGTTGGCTTTATGGTTGGTTTTGATATTTTCAATAATACAACCAGCGCTCAAATGAGCAAGGTACACATCGCTTATGGAGTAGTTCCCAACACTACAGATACTAACAATATTGAATTTTTCAATACTCCCGGAAGCTCTTTCCACTCTCCAGACCTCAACTCAACACAGCCTTTTGTAGGAGATACCTATAAACACGTTGAAGTAACCGGTGAAACAGATCCTGCTAACCCTACAAGCTGGATCATTACTGTAAAAATGGATGGAGTTACCATCACCTCACAGTCATTTGCTCCTTCAGGCGGAGCTGCAACCATGACACAGGGATACTTTGGCTTTTCTGCATCTACAGGAGGCGCTTCAGCCAGAAACTCCATTAAAAATGTAAAAATATTCACGGATAAAGTATCTATTCTGAAAAGCTTAGTTACACAATCTTTCTGCCCCAATCCTACTACCGGATACGGAAGCGTTAACTTAACGGATTTCAATGCCCAGTTTGTAGCCAATCCAGGAAATTATACATTCAAATATTATCCTCAGGGAAGCTCAACTCCTATTGCCAATCCTGCCAATTATGAATTTAACGCCAACACAACAGTAACCATTGTTATAAAGGATAATGCAGGAGTACTCTGTGATAACCCTGATGGAAAAATCCAACTGGATCTGGCTCCGTTTAAAGCCAACGACAAAACACTTACCGAATGTAATAACAATAAAGCCGGAACCGCCACTTTTAATTTAAATTCCGCTAATGTAACAGATGTACCTGGTGTTACAAAAAAATACTATAAAACACTCAATGATCTAAATTCAGGGACTAATGAGATTTTGTATCCGGACAACTATGTATCTGCACCGGGAACTGTTTATGTAAAAGTAACCACTCCACTGGGATGTACAGGTACTGCGAAAATCAATCTTACTTTTTACCCTGAAACCATTGTAAGAGATGACACCATCCAATCCTGTTTTATTGAAAACAATATACTGAATGGTGTTTTCAATCTGACAACAGCCAATGTTACTTCACTCACTACAGGAATTATTAAAAAATATTATACAACCGTTGCTAATGCTGTTAACAACACCAACGAAATTACCGATCCTTATCAGTATACCTCAACAAGTACAGCTGTGTATGCTAAGGTAATAGATACTAACGGATGTTTTGCGGTTGCAAAGATTAACCTTGTTGTACTTCCACCTGTAAAATCCTCGATTCTTAAAGACAAAACCATCTGTATAGAAAATAAAACAGATTTGGATGCAGGACCTGGTTTTGATGAATATTTATGGAGTACCGGTGCCAAAACACCTTCTATTAAAGATGTAAGCGTAGGAACCTATTGGGTTAAACTCAGAACAGGAAACTGTATTACCACACAAATCGTGAACGTGCAACCGTCGCCCAATCCCGTAATTGCCAGTATTGACATCCACAACAATACAATTACAGTTAACGTAACAGGCGGAAAATCACCTTATCAATATTCGCTGGACGGCATTCATTGGCAGGCCTCAAATACTTTTACCGGTCTGGCAAGAGGAGAAGTAAAGGTTTTTGTAAAAGATTTTTATAACTGCTCCCCTATTGACGTTCAGGTGACTGTTCCTAACCTCATCAATGCCATCACTCCAAACGGAGATAACAAAAACGACTTCATTGATTACTCTGCTCTGGCTTATAAGAAAAACTTAGTATTCACAGTATATGACAGATATGGAAACAAGCTTTACGAAGCAAACAAAATAAGAAATTATACATGGGACGGAAGAGCTTACGGTAAGAAGATCCCTTCTGCCACCTATTGGTACACGATTTCCTGGAATGAAAACGATAAAAATAACACTGAAACAAAATACTCAGGTTGGGTATTGGTAAAAAATATGGAATAA
- the rnhA gene encoding ribonuclease HI, which yields MKIEIYTDGACSGNPGKGGYGILMRVPEKNYQKTFSKGFRKTTNNRMELLAVISALEKLKSTENDIHVYTDSKYVADAVNQNWITGWIKRGWKNVKNPDLWKKFIELYNLHKPTMHWVKGHAGHFENELCDKLAVAAASSPNLEIDTYFEGMDSNTLF from the coding sequence TTGAAAATCGAAATTTATACCGATGGTGCATGCAGCGGAAACCCTGGAAAAGGCGGATATGGAATCCTTATGCGCGTTCCAGAAAAAAACTATCAGAAAACATTTTCTAAAGGCTTCAGAAAAACTACCAATAACAGAATGGAACTCCTTGCTGTAATTTCTGCATTGGAAAAACTAAAATCTACAGAAAATGACATCCATGTATATACCGACAGTAAATATGTAGCAGATGCCGTAAATCAGAATTGGATTACCGGATGGATCAAAAGAGGCTGGAAAAACGTAAAGAATCCGGATCTATGGAAAAAATTCATTGAACTTTATAACCTACATAAGCCTACCATGCATTGGGTAAAGGGACATGCCGGCCACTTCGAAAATGAACTCTGTGACAAATTAGCTGTGGCGGCCGCCAGTTCTCCCAACCTCGAAATTGACACTTATTTCGAAGGAATGGATAGCAATACACTCTTTTAA